The genomic stretch aggaaaccgacaaaaccattggtcatatcctcagctgctgtaagaaaatcgcacagacagactacaaacagaggcacaactatgtggcccaaatgattcattggaacttatgcctcaagtaccatctcccagcagtaaagaactggtgggatcacaaacctgcaaaagtattggaaaatgagcacgcaaagatactgtgggacttccaaatccagactgacaaagttctggaacacaacacaccagacatcacagttgtggaaaagaacaaggtttggatcattgatgttgccatcccaggtgacagttgcattgatgaaaaacaacaggaaaaactcagccgctatcaggacctcaagactgaacttcaaagactctggcagaaaccagtgcatgtggtcccggtggtgatcggcacattgggtgccatgccaaaagatctcagccagcgtttggaaacaataggcattgacaaaattacaatctgccaactgcagaaggccaccctgctgggatctgcgcgcatcatccgaaaatacatcacacagtcctagacacttgggaagtgttcgacttgtggttttgtgatacgaaatccagcataactatcttgtttgctgtgtcatacaacaacaacaacaacaacaacaacaataataataagtttatttatataccgcctccatctcccccaaaggggactcggggcagctcacagaaatatcaaataaaaacaataacagtatacaatacatcaatagacaaaaatATGCACCAATTATATaatctaaacattaacctataaaataaaaacacacttaataaaacatagaattaaaaccagcaaGGTTACAGTAACAGataatgttgtataataataataataataataataataataataataataataataataatgtgttgtcaaaggccagaattactgggttgctgtgagttttccgggctgtatggccatattccagaaacattctctcctgagttgttgtatgtctttcgggctgtgtggccatgttccagaagcattctctcctgacgtttcgcccacatctatggcaggcaacctctgaggatgcctgccatagatgtgggcgaaacgtcaggagagaatgcttctggaacatggccacacagcccgaaagacatacaacaaccctgtgatcccggccatgaaagccttcgacgacacattctctcctgacattgtgcccacatctatggcaggcattcttggaggttgggaggtctgttggaaacttggcgagtggggtttctatatctgtggaatgatgtccagggtgggagaaagaactcttgtctgttggaggcaagtgtgaatgttgcaaagggccaccttgattagcactgaatggccttgcagcttcagagcctggctgcttcctgcctgggggaaatacTTTGTTGGAAGGCGCTAGctcagaaagcaggggaattgaagacaggaaacaatcagggccagctaatatcttccaacaaaggattcccccaagcaggaagcagccacgctttgaagctgcaaggccattcagatCAACTGGTACCGCTCCATTAGGAAGGTAGcggtgtgccaccaggggcccctggaaaatatagatatagatattatgttttccaggagccccggtggtgaagtgtgttaaaccactgagctgctggacctgctgaccaaaaggtcccaggttcaaatcctgggagtggagtgagcacccgctgttagctccagctactgccaatctagcagttcgaaaatatgccaaggtgagtagatcaataggtatggctccCTTGGGAatgcgctccatgcattcatgccagtgaacacatgaccttggaggtgtctacagacaacgccggctcttcagcttcgaaatggagatgagcaccaacccccagagtcagacatgactggacttaatgtcaggggaaacctttacctttactttattgtGTTTTccacagtagaatcatagaatcatagaatagtagagttggaagagacctcatgggccatccagtccaaccccctgccaagaagcaggaaggatgttattatatatatacttgctgtgcccggccacgcgttgctgtggcgttgtcttctaactggcagcaattggataaaaactattactcctctccctctaattaggactttatttttcttttctttttgttgtatcaatctagaggcgtggatgatgggttgtgttgtcaaacttcgaggttgggggggcctgtagttttgttgttttgtccgctgccctgatgccatcactcttctatatatatagattactagctgtgcccggccatgcgttgctgtggcaaagtggtggtggtattggttaaaaattgttgtgtaatttttatttgacgttatttgtattttttaattaattttattgtaagttatctttttatttattatattttactgttttcttgtattatttttagttatattctgttattatagtattttattgtattaatttttttagcatttttaattattttttagtgtttttttattatttttttattgggttgctaggagaccaagttggaggagcttagccttctaactggcagcaattggataaaagcaattattgctctccctctaattaggactttatttttcttttctttttgttgtatcaacctagaggcatggatgatgggttgtgttgtcaaatttcaaggttggggggcctgtagttttgttgttttgtgggtcgccgtgatgccatcactcttttatatatatactagctgtgcccagccacgcgttgctgtggcgaagtatggtggtatgggaaataaagtattgaggaattggtggtagttaaggtaaagggtcccctgggctgagtgggttgctaggagaccaagtgagtggagcttagccttctaactggcagcaattggataaaaacaattattactttccctctaattaggactttatttttcttttctttttgttgtatcaacctagaggcatggatgatgggttgtgttgtcaaatttcaaggttggggggcctgtagttttgttgttttgtgggtcgccgtgatgccatcactcttttatatatatactagctgtgcccagccacgcgttgctgtggcgaagtatggtggtatgggaaataaagtattgaggaattggtggtagttaaggtaaagggtcccctgggctgagtgggttgctaggagaccaagtgagtggagcttagccttctaactggcagcaattggataaaaacaattattactttccctctaattaggactttatttttcttttctttttgttgtatcaacctagaggcatggatgaggggttgtgctgtcaattttcgaggttgtggggtttttacttttgttgttttgtccgctgccgtgatgccatcactcttttatatatatagatagattaaaaGGATGTTATTGAGACCATGTAAAACATTAAAGACAATTGTTGAAgactttttttttgtgtgtctggAGCAACTGGagatgcttctggagtgagagaattggccgtctgcaaggacgttgcccagggaacgcctggatgtttgatgcttttaccatccttgtgggaggcttctctcatgtccctgcatggagctggagctgacagagggaactcatccgcgctctccccgggtgggattcgaacctggcagccttcaggtcagcaacccaaccaatgTTCCAGTGTTGAAGACATGAATTCATGTATTCACCCCTGATCTCGCCCTTTGTTTTTATTTCCATGGACAGAGAGCCACCTGCCTCAGGCCCAGCAGTGGAGCTATTCACCGCAATGGGCCAAGCCCTACCCGGGGCCGCTTCCTCCTCTGAGCGAGAGTCCATCCGCTTTGGCCAGCGCTGACCCCTTCCCGTCTCCCGTCCTGCGGGCCGGCCCTCCTCCGGCCATGGAGCTGTGGCCCGTGCCCTCCGGCGGGACCCCTGCCCCGGGATACCCGCCTTCCGTGCCCCTGGCCCACGAAGCCAAGTACGAAGGGTCCTTGCTGGGCCTCTTGCACCAACAAGACAGAGGCCCCTCTTCTGTCCAGGAGCCGACCGAGTCCAGACCCACCTGTCTTTCCGGCTCGGCCAGATTGCAAAACATCAGCCAGGGCTTAACTGCTGCGGGAGGTAAGTACAGACCGGTTTGCTGGACCTTTTGCagtctgatctctctctctcacacacatttacaggcagtcctcaagttatgtaggtttgttcttaaattgaatttgtatgtacattggaacatatatatatataccgtatatactcgagtataagccgacccgagtataagccgaggcacctaattttaccacaaacaaactgggataacttattgactcgagtataagccgagggtgggaaatgcagcagctacgggtaaatttcaaaataaaaatagttaccaataaaatttcattaatcgaggcatcagtaggttaaatgtttttgaatatttactgtgtttcaaagaaaagcaataaactagctctgtaagtggaaaagtaggagcagcaaaaacaatatggtatcaacaataacctaataaacacctgggccatacctgtcataagatatactgctggcatcataaactggacacagatggaactggacaatttggacagaaaaacaagaaaactcatgaccattcatcattcactgcaccctcgcagtgatgttgaccggctatatctgcctagaagatcaggtggcagaggactcttgcaagtaaaacaagcagtcaaagaagaagaacatgccctggcagaagatgtaaagcaaagtgaagaatctgctttgattgaagtcaaaaatcagaaactcctcaaaacacaacagacaaaaaaccagtacaagaaaaccgcactacaaactagagctggcagctggcacaacaaaac from Anolis carolinensis isolate JA03-04 unplaced genomic scaffold, rAnoCar3.1.pri scaffold_12, whole genome shotgun sequence encodes the following:
- the vgll1 gene encoding transcription cofactor vestigial-like protein 1, yielding MEDRKENDAKLSKSKQPVKTEWGAQYVVFTYFQGDINSVVDEHFSRALSSTKIPQDLSRKGNGGGGGDVMVKTESHLPQAQQWSYSPQWAKPYPGPLPPLSESPSALASADPFPSPVLRAGPPPAMELWPVPSGGTPAPGYPPSVPLAHEAKYEGSLLGLLHQQDRGPSSVQEPTESRPTCLSGSARLQNISQGLTAAGGLPANDRRRDLFF